The following are encoded in a window of Stigmatella erecta genomic DNA:
- a CDS encoding restriction endonuclease fold toxin 5 domain-containing protein: MRLLPEDAELKRRYLLWCEHTWGSGDCLRVLVDKSFLDGDAKYALAMAIAHSKVLGSMTEELSRMVNPQAVVATVVGGLTLYAILLTLPEPVSKGIAALMTVGAMAYMGWDTVWRLMDGWLVLMKEVDQATTFDGISASGEKFGATMGEKAARAFVMLGMVALGSTTSGLAAKLPKLPEAGQAAAVAKAQLNIHFTAPALSQVESVALAAEGVTIALSSNAVAMTAHDLSGGKAGVQAAPPSADGPGGWVQVDESMSESARTYQAQRTGTPKGYAYRVKSGGEQVDFDGFDQGVLLEVKGPGYAQWITQKLEFLPIFKGRLKLLEQARRQFEVANGTPVRWIVAEEKLAGALKKVFKGAGLDEIEVIHVPLAP; encoded by the coding sequence GCGCGTGCTGGTAGACAAATCCTTCTTGGATGGGGATGCCAAGTACGCACTGGCCATGGCGATTGCTCACAGCAAAGTACTGGGGTCCATGACGGAGGAACTCTCCCGGATGGTGAACCCCCAGGCGGTGGTGGCCACCGTCGTGGGCGGCCTGACCCTGTACGCCATCTTGCTCACCCTGCCCGAGCCTGTGAGCAAGGGCATCGCCGCGCTGATGACGGTCGGGGCCATGGCCTACATGGGATGGGACACGGTGTGGCGCCTGATGGATGGGTGGCTGGTGCTGATGAAGGAAGTGGATCAGGCCACTACCTTCGACGGCATCTCCGCGTCCGGCGAGAAGTTTGGGGCAACGATGGGGGAGAAGGCGGCACGCGCCTTCGTCATGCTGGGCATGGTGGCACTGGGGAGTACAACATCAGGTCTGGCGGCGAAGCTGCCGAAGTTGCCTGAGGCTGGGCAAGCGGCGGCGGTGGCCAAGGCGCAGTTGAACATCCACTTCACGGCCCCAGCACTGTCACAGGTGGAGTCAGTCGCCCTCGCTGCTGAGGGCGTCACCATCGCGCTGAGCTCCAACGCAGTCGCCATGACGGCGCACGACCTCTCAGGTGGCAAGGCTGGGGTGCAGGCTGCGCCGCCCAGCGCCGATGGGCCGGGGGGATGGGTCCAGGTGGACGAATCCATGTCCGAGAGCGCCCGAACCTATCAAGCCCAGAGGACTGGAACCCCCAAGGGCTACGCCTACCGCGTGAAATCGGGTGGCGAGCAAGTGGACTTCGATGGCTTCGACCAAGGGGTGCTGCTGGAGGTCAAGGGTCCGGGCTACGCGCAGTGGATCACCCAGAAACTGGAGTTTCTGCCGATCTTCAAGGGACGCCTCAAATTGCTGGAACAAGCACGGCGCCAGTTCGAAGTTGCCAACGGAACCCCCGTCCGGTGGATCGTCGCTGAGGAGAAACTCGCAGGCGCACTCAAGAAGGTGTTCAAGGGGGCTGGCCTCGACGAGATCGAAGTCATCCATGTTCCACTCGCCCCATGA
- a CDS encoding immunity 52 family protein gives MSEPYYAGSYWLSRPESDEACAHRAERFFHLLGHCDLAWTRWYEAADSFEQARKLQFATDAANFQKMFARKENHFGDRFSFHLWTGDNLDEWSSVDGNCGSSSLRVPSTCVLKPYDEGIPGERVLTTPVMTEVMRAMALAWDPEWGLATSEAHRDSVTERAKPGTFVGWVMYFSRLRGTVPPLPAPVRIEPVEDKGTLVILTPERFTASSPDHVALAARVHELLDRAGLLRPLQPWPAG, from the coding sequence ATGAGCGAACCGTATTACGCTGGCTCCTACTGGCTCTCCCGGCCTGAATCCGATGAGGCTTGCGCACACCGCGCGGAGCGGTTCTTTCACCTCCTGGGCCACTGTGACCTGGCGTGGACCCGCTGGTATGAGGCGGCAGACTCCTTTGAACAGGCGCGCAAACTCCAGTTCGCGACAGATGCGGCGAATTTCCAGAAGATGTTCGCGCGGAAGGAGAATCATTTCGGTGACCGCTTCTCGTTCCACTTGTGGACGGGCGACAACCTGGATGAGTGGTCCAGCGTTGACGGCAACTGCGGTTCATCTTCTCTGCGGGTTCCGTCCACCTGCGTGCTCAAGCCATACGACGAGGGGATCCCCGGAGAGCGGGTGCTGACCACTCCCGTCATGACCGAAGTGATGCGCGCCATGGCCCTGGCTTGGGACCCCGAATGGGGACTGGCGACATCCGAGGCGCATCGCGACAGCGTCACGGAGAGAGCGAAACCGGGCACCTTCGTGGGTTGGGTGATGTACTTTTCACGGCTGCGCGGCACAGTGCCCCCTCTGCCTGCCCCCGTGCGCATCGAGCCTGTGGAAGACAAAGGCACCCTCGTCATTCTCACTCCCGAGAGGTTCACCGCGTCCAGCCCAGATCACGTCGCGCTGGCTGCTCGCGTTCATGAACTGCTGGATCGGGCTGGGTTGCTGAGGCCATTGCAGCCTTGGCCAGCAGGTTGA
- a CDS encoding immunity protein Imm33 domain-containing protein encodes MGLSRLERNLHGVHVVLTCEDGAEEQGEWVMEVLAKLPAGGLIPGRTLRFGWSSIRLDPRGGALVVTEPDFDGNPLNAWRDDVTVTLQVQGSMLETAQGVDAEPRFPRFTDTVTAVPGWEKSERVALARALAPEAGDSGWLIMPPGALSTVPPEQFPVFELLRRRSELLSAMALPGGWVVEFEGDEILGYGKPG; translated from the coding sequence ATGGGGTTGTCGCGGCTGGAGCGGAACCTGCACGGCGTGCACGTGGTGCTGACGTGCGAGGACGGCGCGGAGGAGCAGGGCGAGTGGGTGATGGAGGTGCTCGCGAAGCTGCCGGCCGGGGGGCTGATTCCCGGGCGTACGCTGCGCTTCGGCTGGTCCTCCATCCGGCTGGATCCGCGGGGCGGCGCCCTGGTGGTGACCGAGCCCGACTTCGACGGGAACCCGCTGAACGCCTGGCGCGATGACGTCACGGTGACGCTGCAGGTGCAGGGCAGCATGTTGGAGACGGCGCAGGGGGTGGACGCCGAGCCTCGCTTCCCCCGCTTCACCGACACCGTAACGGCGGTGCCGGGCTGGGAGAAGAGCGAGCGGGTGGCGCTGGCGCGTGCGCTGGCCCCCGAAGCAGGGGACTCCGGCTGGCTCATCATGCCCCCGGGGGCGTTGAGCACCGTGCCGCCCGAGCAGTTCCCGGTGTTCGAGCTGCTGCGCCGACGCTCCGAGCTGCTCTCCGCGATGGCCCTGCCGGGCGGCTGGGTGGTGGAGTTCGAAGGGGACGAAATCCTGGGCTACGGCAAGCCGGGATGA
- a CDS encoding glutamate--cysteine ligase, with translation MSLDLKRAAVEPIASIDMLLEGFRAAERPREGHLLGLEHEKLVHPVGTARPVPYEGPSGIGALLEKIGPAGGYSLFRETPDAPVIALQRGIETISLEPGGQLELSGSPFRTAREAHAENLRHLAEVKAAGGELGLQLVALGYRPFGTTADTPWMPKTRYKMMRRTLPERGRLALNMMLMTCTGQASFDWADEADCVRKTVLVARLSPLMVALYANSPIVEGKPSGFMSYRSRVWDEVDPTRCGYIPAFFDGSFSYRAYVEWALDAPLLFLRRRGQYLYPKLSFRQLLKEGFEGQPPDMGDWTDHLSTLFPEVRLKKVIEVRGADCASAEMTGALGALWRGLLYDAAATEEAERLLPKLSLAEHRAFHETSRREGLAGRLNGQELHRLAGEMVAMARRGLQRLDPEDVPLLAPLEQVAASGRSPAVAVLEAWEKDPRPEALLSRFTL, from the coding sequence ATGTCCCTGGACCTCAAACGCGCCGCCGTTGAACCCATTGCTTCCATCGACATGCTCCTGGAGGGCTTCCGGGCCGCGGAGAGGCCGCGCGAGGGGCACTTGCTGGGGCTCGAGCACGAGAAGCTCGTCCATCCGGTGGGGACCGCGCGCCCCGTGCCCTACGAGGGACCGTCCGGAATTGGCGCCTTGCTGGAGAAGATTGGCCCGGCGGGGGGCTACAGCCTGTTCCGGGAGACGCCGGATGCGCCCGTCATCGCGCTCCAGCGGGGCATCGAGACCATCTCCCTGGAGCCGGGAGGCCAGCTCGAGCTGTCGGGCAGCCCCTTCCGCACCGCGCGCGAGGCCCACGCGGAGAACCTGCGGCACCTCGCCGAGGTGAAGGCCGCCGGGGGCGAGCTGGGGTTGCAGCTGGTGGCGCTGGGGTACCGGCCCTTCGGCACGACGGCGGACACGCCGTGGATGCCCAAGACGCGCTACAAGATGATGCGGCGCACGTTGCCGGAGCGGGGACGTCTGGCGCTGAACATGATGTTGATGACGTGTACCGGGCAGGCCTCCTTCGACTGGGCGGACGAGGCGGACTGTGTGCGCAAGACGGTGCTGGTGGCCCGGCTGTCGCCCCTGATGGTGGCGCTCTACGCCAACAGCCCCATCGTCGAGGGCAAGCCCTCGGGGTTCATGTCCTACCGCAGCCGCGTCTGGGACGAGGTGGACCCCACGCGCTGTGGCTACATCCCGGCCTTCTTCGATGGCTCCTTCTCCTACCGGGCCTATGTGGAGTGGGCGCTGGACGCGCCGCTGCTCTTCCTGCGCCGGCGCGGGCAGTACCTCTATCCGAAGCTCTCCTTCCGCCAGCTCCTGAAGGAGGGCTTCGAGGGGCAGCCGCCGGACATGGGGGACTGGACCGACCACCTGTCCACGCTCTTCCCGGAGGTGCGCCTCAAGAAGGTCATCGAGGTGCGCGGGGCCGACTGTGCCTCGGCGGAGATGACCGGGGCGCTGGGCGCGCTGTGGCGCGGGCTGCTGTACGACGCGGCGGCGACGGAGGAGGCCGAGCGGCTGCTGCCGAAGCTGAGCCTCGCCGAGCACCGCGCCTTCCACGAGACGTCGCGCCGGGAGGGGCTCGCGGGGCGCCTGAACGGGCAGGAGCTGCACCGGCTCGCCGGAGAGATGGTGGCGATGGCCCGCCGGGGCTTGCAGCGCCTGGACCCCGAGGATGTGCCGTTGCTGGCGCCGCTGGAGCAGGTGGCCGCCTCGGGCCGCTCTCCCGCCGTGGCGGTGCTGGAGGCCTGGGAGAAGGACCCCCGGCCCGAGGCGCTGCTCTCACGCTTCACGCTCTAA
- a CDS encoding EI24 domain-containing protein produces the protein MIRSSPVPDLPPRSSVSDFVQGVSLLGRALGLIFRAPKLLALSSLCALVTLVSLVALVWLIGHYTPQLVGVLFPRPEAWYGQVLWYLVLALTFVVLLVVGVNTLPPLLLAPLMDPLSETTEELCGGYTSPPFTLGAFFRGLVTGVGHTLARVFFLALGLTVLLPLHLIPGLGSVLWTVLGSLWAMIWMAGEHLAAPMTRHLYPFAEVRRMLRERRALCLGLGAGIYLMLWVPVLNTFFLPVAVVAGTLLYRGLIAAGSLPPPPAPGALK, from the coding sequence ATGATTCGCTCCTCCCCCGTGCCCGACCTCCCGCCCCGGTCCAGCGTTTCGGACTTTGTTCAGGGGGTGTCCTTGCTAGGCCGCGCCCTGGGGCTCATCTTCCGTGCCCCCAAGCTCCTGGCGCTCTCGTCGCTGTGCGCGCTCGTCACCCTGGTGAGCCTGGTGGCGCTGGTGTGGCTCATCGGGCACTACACCCCGCAGCTCGTCGGGGTCCTGTTCCCCCGCCCGGAGGCCTGGTACGGCCAGGTCCTCTGGTACCTCGTCCTGGCGCTCACCTTCGTGGTGCTCCTCGTGGTGGGGGTCAACACCCTGCCCCCCCTCTTGCTCGCCCCCCTCATGGACCCCCTCTCGGAGACCACCGAGGAGCTGTGCGGCGGCTATACCTCTCCGCCCTTCACCCTGGGGGCTTTCTTCCGGGGCCTGGTGACGGGGGTCGGCCACACCCTGGCCCGCGTCTTCTTCCTCGCGCTGGGGCTCACCGTGCTCCTGCCCCTGCACCTCATCCCCGGGCTGGGCAGCGTGCTGTGGACGGTGCTGGGCAGCCTGTGGGCGATGATCTGGATGGCCGGCGAGCACCTGGCCGCCCCCATGACGCGCCACCTGTACCCTTTCGCCGAGGTCCGCCGCATGCTCCGCGAGCGGCGGGCGCTCTGCCTGGGCCTGGGCGCGGGCATCTACCTGATGCTGTGGGTTCCGGTGCTGAACACTTTTTTCCTCCCCGTGGCGGTGGTCGCCGGGACCCTGCTCTACCGGGGGCTGATCGCCGCCGGGAGCCTGCCGCCCCCTCCGGCTCCGGGCGCCCTGAAATAA